Proteins found in one Rhodobacter capsulatus SB 1003 genomic segment:
- the cas1 gene encoding CRISPR-associated endonuclease Cas1 produces MRELAEADAATAEAVAAGYDPGARVLYLVEPERRLSLRAESFAVLDGGGSLLLSLPPARVNRIELGPGAVVDDPVWRHALATDTTLAFLDGHGKTQGYLAPPQPAEAQLQLAQAALVLHPERRLALARVLVGARLRNQRARLAVLNRSAKATEVDRAIAALGRAIRGLAAPMPDLDTLRGHEGRAARIYWPALARLCTAHKGPFLCERPAKTPLNAAINYLTALLARDIRAALIGAGLHPGFGVLHQAQDRGDAAVYDLMEVFRATLSEGLAVSLFNRRRLREEMFEPQGDSLRLLTPGRRALITGYEEALERVIRSSQTGQRHALRRIMLEEARALARHCRSPETVPYLPQLQDY; encoded by the coding sequence ATGCGCGAACTGGCCGAGGCCGACGCGGCCACGGCCGAGGCGGTGGCGGCGGGTTACGATCCGGGGGCGCGGGTGCTTTATCTGGTCGAGCCCGAGCGCCGCCTGAGCCTGCGCGCCGAAAGTTTCGCCGTGCTCGATGGCGGTGGCAGCCTGCTTTTGTCGCTGCCGCCCGCGCGGGTGAACCGGATCGAGCTGGGCCCGGGCGCCGTGGTCGATGACCCGGTCTGGCGTCATGCGCTGGCCACCGACACCACGCTTGCCTTTCTCGATGGCCATGGCAAGACGCAGGGCTATCTTGCCCCGCCGCAGCCCGCCGAGGCGCAGCTGCAGCTGGCGCAGGCCGCGCTTGTGCTGCATCCCGAACGGCGTCTGGCGCTGGCGCGGGTTCTGGTCGGGGCGCGGCTGCGCAACCAGCGCGCGCGGCTTGCCGTGCTCAACCGCTCCGCCAAGGCGACCGAGGTGGACCGCGCCATCGCCGCCCTTGGCCGCGCGATCCGGGGCCTTGCCGCACCGATGCCCGATCTGGACACCTTGCGCGGCCATGAGGGGCGGGCCGCCCGGATCTACTGGCCCGCGCTGGCGCGGCTTTGCACCGCGCACAAGGGGCCGTTCCTGTGCGAACGCCCGGCGAAAACGCCCCTCAACGCCGCGATCAATTACCTGACCGCGCTTTTGGCCCGCGACATCCGCGCCGCGCTGATCGGCGCGGGGCTGCACCCCGGCTTTGGCGTGCTGCATCAGGCGCAGGACCGGGGCGACGCCGCCGTCTATGACCTGATGGAGGTGTTCCGCGCCACCCTCTCCGAGGGGCTGGCGGTGAGCCTCTTCAACCGCCGCCGCCTGCGCGAGGAGATGTTCGAGCCGCAGGGCGACAGCCTGCGCCTCCTCACCCCCGGTCGGCGCGCGCTGATCACCGGCTACGAGGAGGCGCTGGAACGGGTGATCCGCTCCAGCCAGACCGGACAGCGCCACGCCCTGCGCCGGATCATGCTCGAAGAGGCCCGCGCGCTCGCCCGCCACTGCCGCAGCCCGGAAACGGTCCCCTACCTGCCGCAGCTGCAGGACTACTGA
- a CDS encoding NYN domain-containing protein, which translates to MSEKDQQETRAARAALYIDGFNLYHAIDRLGQPHLKWLSYWRLGQVILPQKTQKLVRVVYCTAFYPGSAGKRWRHEQVIAAQRAEGVEVALGHYVHERMMCRSCGDRWEKPTEKAGDINLAIHLMHDAFEDVFDHAYLLTADSDQAATAAMFARHFPEKRLTTVAPPGRDPSVHILRHASGGKIKLNAGHLERAVMGATVGKARRPDEYAPPEG; encoded by the coding sequence TTGAGCGAAAAAGATCAACAGGAAACAAGGGCCGCGCGCGCGGCGCTTTATATCGACGGGTTCAACCTTTATCACGCGATCGACCGGCTGGGGCAGCCGCATCTGAAATGGCTCAGCTATTGGCGGCTCGGTCAGGTGATCTTGCCGCAAAAGACGCAAAAGCTGGTGCGGGTGGTCTATTGCACGGCGTTTTATCCCGGTTCGGCGGGCAAGCGCTGGCGGCACGAGCAGGTGATCGCGGCGCAGCGGGCCGAGGGGGTGGAGGTGGCGCTGGGCCATTACGTGCATGAGCGGATGATGTGTCGCAGTTGCGGCGATCGCTGGGAGAAGCCGACCGAGAAGGCGGGGGATATCAACCTCGCCATCCATCTGATGCATGACGCGTTCGAAGATGTGTTCGACCATGCCTATCTGCTGACGGCCGATTCCGATCAGGCGGCGACGGCGGCGATGTTCGCGCGGCACTTTCCCGAGAAGCGGCTGACGACGGTGGCGCCGCCCGGCCGCGACCCTTCGGTGCATATCCTGCGCCACGCCTCGGGCGGCAAGATCAAGCTCAATGCCGGGCATCTTGAGCGCGCGGTGATGGGGGCCACGGTCGGCAAGGCGCGGCGGCCCGACGAATACGCCCCGCCCGAGGGCTGA
- a CDS encoding RAMP superfamily CRISPR-associated protein — MKHLRRYRLEWTVLTPLHVGAGQSELRAHDEEDASEVALIARDHAGKPWIPGSTIKGALGATCTDVKVRLFGKPHEKGSQQARGTLTFSGARYVSKAGSSASFELAQTSVAVGTGVAAANKLYRRDFVPEGVTFTSDIDVESGDEPTVQADCAALETLLALAASSEGLNLGANKADDLGRLQITRIERAESRFGPTGWTAQTFAPHTIAASAPVRAPLFGLRMVCPGPFLSKGGQTDNETQPLMDAAGKAPRIMGTAVSGALRKRAEWLWALHLHRGGGAEMKSCKTSAGPRDLDPVQRLFGYEGRRGLLQVSPRNVSAKGSCQIPGVSLDAMTAAPRDGLLFFYHAHHGVTFDLSISTRADLDAAETNLFDLLKADLEANGLKLGMGTTKGFGWFCSDQDPILKHYSEKQTEALKLKSKEDPADHYAEAELPSNLVTIPYRLSRIDPNVIQLPEQRVSDRFSNHALLSKPMPAAASGHIDLVWHVETPVLVAAQTHDHTKPPKDVPFQKIGDTFAIPGSTIKGMLRAELERRVNARAYRIIENLLAITDDPEAERPHLDAKKQLAAFKAHRPDVNENYTPDFAEALFGFVREPESDDKSRSRHEALHLKARISCGMAWLVSEYDADKSRDELYVIAAAEPRPISKFYDHFGRKAYLVDNASAADVVARLKAAERKLDKYASPLKLLHPKQGQNLLFAQRIYLHNMTEAEIGAFLTVLTLDFTLRNRFLIGRARAFNAGKCFPAKIKLTLTPNDAGADYPARGGSKADMRMIGQSATPFLSAFGKFVNSGEDPSTARDPALARSMGFAAKEFNAAHDPLFGDYLRKRSRLDDGKIYYQQTSDDPKNRNFSASDRQKAFEANNGRLAAVLKKTWRD; from the coding sequence ATGAAACATCTCAGAAGATACCGCCTCGAATGGACGGTGCTGACGCCGCTGCATGTGGGGGCGGGGCAATCCGAACTGCGTGCGCATGACGAGGAAGACGCGTCCGAAGTGGCGCTGATCGCCCGCGATCATGCGGGCAAGCCCTGGATTCCGGGCAGCACGATCAAGGGGGCGCTGGGAGCGACCTGCACCGATGTAAAGGTGCGGCTGTTCGGCAAACCGCATGAAAAGGGATCGCAGCAGGCCCGCGGTACCCTGACTTTTTCCGGGGCGCGTTATGTGTCGAAAGCGGGCAGCAGCGCTAGTTTCGAACTCGCCCAAACCAGTGTCGCCGTAGGCACCGGCGTTGCGGCGGCCAACAAACTCTATCGGCGCGATTTCGTGCCCGAAGGGGTGACCTTCACCTCCGATATCGACGTTGAAAGCGGCGACGAACCGACGGTGCAGGCCGATTGCGCCGCGCTTGAAACGCTGCTTGCGCTGGCAGCCTCGTCCGAGGGGCTGAACCTCGGGGCCAACAAGGCCGATGACCTTGGACGGCTGCAGATCACCCGCATCGAGCGTGCCGAGAGCCGCTTTGGCCCGACCGGCTGGACCGCACAGACCTTTGCCCCGCACACGATCGCCGCCTCAGCCCCGGTCCGGGCCCCGCTCTTCGGTCTGCGCATGGTTTGCCCCGGCCCGTTCCTCTCGAAGGGCGGGCAGACGGACAACGAAACGCAGCCGCTGATGGATGCTGCGGGCAAGGCCCCCCGCATCATGGGGACGGCGGTTTCCGGGGCGCTGCGCAAACGCGCCGAATGGCTTTGGGCGCTGCACCTGCATCGCGGTGGTGGTGCCGAGATGAAAAGCTGCAAGACCTCGGCCGGACCGCGCGACCTTGATCCTGTCCAGCGCCTCTTCGGCTACGAAGGCCGCCGCGGCCTGTTGCAGGTCTCGCCGCGCAATGTGTCGGCCAAAGGATCCTGCCAGATCCCCGGCGTCAGTCTCGATGCGATGACCGCCGCGCCTCGTGATGGGCTCTTGTTCTTTTACCACGCCCATCACGGCGTCACCTTCGATCTGTCCATCTCCACCCGAGCCGACCTTGACGCAGCCGAGACCAATCTTTTCGACTTGCTCAAGGCTGATCTGGAGGCCAATGGCCTCAAGCTTGGCATGGGCACCACGAAAGGCTTCGGGTGGTTTTGCTCCGATCAAGACCCTATCCTGAAGCACTATTCCGAAAAACAGACGGAAGCGTTGAAGCTCAAATCGAAAGAGGATCCCGCGGACCATTACGCCGAAGCGGAATTGCCATCGAACCTCGTGACCATTCCCTACCGTCTCAGCCGGATCGACCCGAACGTGATACAACTCCCGGAGCAACGGGTCTCGGATCGCTTCTCGAACCATGCGCTGTTGTCGAAGCCGATGCCCGCTGCCGCCTCGGGCCATATCGATCTGGTGTGGCATGTCGAAACCCCGGTTCTGGTCGCGGCGCAGACGCATGACCATACCAAACCGCCCAAGGATGTGCCTTTCCAGAAGATCGGAGATACCTTCGCCATTCCCGGTTCTACGATCAAGGGCATGTTGCGCGCGGAACTGGAGCGCCGGGTAAATGCCCGCGCCTATAGAATTATCGAAAACCTGCTTGCAATCACTGACGACCCCGAGGCGGAAAGGCCGCATCTCGATGCGAAGAAGCAACTGGCCGCTTTCAAGGCGCATCGGCCGGATGTGAACGAAAACTACACTCCTGATTTCGCCGAAGCGCTCTTTGGCTTCGTGCGCGAACCCGAAAGCGACGACAAAAGCCGCAGTCGCCATGAAGCCCTGCATCTCAAGGCGCGTATCTCCTGTGGCATGGCTTGGCTGGTGTCGGAGTACGACGCCGACAAATCCAGAGACGAACTCTACGTCATCGCGGCTGCCGAGCCGCGCCCGATCTCGAAGTTCTACGATCACTTCGGTCGCAAGGCCTATCTTGTGGACAACGCGTCGGCCGCCGATGTGGTGGCGCGTTTGAAAGCCGCAGAAAGGAAGCTCGACAAATACGCCTCCCCCCTGAAATTGCTTCATCCGAAACAAGGGCAAAACCTTCTCTTTGCGCAGCGCATCTATCTGCACAACATGACCGAAGCAGAAATCGGAGCCTTCCTGACCGTGCTCACGCTTGATTTCACCCTGCGCAACCGCTTCCTCATCGGACGGGCCCGGGCGTTCAATGCGGGCAAATGCTTCCCGGCGAAGATCAAACTGACATTGACGCCGAACGATGCCGGGGCAGATTACCCGGCAAGGGGCGGCAGCAAAGCCGATATGCGGATGATCGGACAATCCGCAACGCCCTTCCTGTCTGCCTTCGGAAAATTCGTCAACTCTGGCGAAGATCCGAGCACCGCGCGAGACCCGGCTCTCGCACGGTCGATGGGGTTTGCCGCCAAAGAGTTCAATGCCGCGCATGACCCGCTTTTCGGGGATTATCTGCGCAAGCGTTCGCGCCTCGATGACGGCAAGATCTATTACCAGCAGACGAGTGACGACCCGAAGAACCGGAATTTCTCCGCTTCGGACCGCCAAAAGGCCTTCGAGGCGAACAATGGCCGTCTGGCCGCCGTGTTGAAAAAGACATGGCGGGACTAG
- the cas2 gene encoding CRISPR-associated endonuclease Cas2, with amino-acid sequence MPRAEMLMVFTYDVSQDRKRRRVARILEGAATRVQYSVFEARLSEQRAAALAQRVAAELAPGDSLRVYAIGASGETRTRTYDDAAPIEPPGNYWIV; translated from the coding sequence ATGCCGCGCGCCGAGATGCTGATGGTCTTCACCTATGACGTGTCGCAAGACCGCAAGCGGCGTCGGGTGGCGCGGATTTTGGAAGGGGCCGCGACGCGGGTGCAATATTCGGTCTTCGAGGCGCGGCTGAGCGAGCAGCGCGCGGCGGCGCTGGCCCAACGCGTCGCGGCCGAACTTGCCCCCGGCGACAGCCTGCGCGTCTATGCCATCGGCGCCAGCGGCGAAACCCGCACCCGCACCTACGACGACGCCGCCCCCATCGAGCCGCCGGGGAACTACTGGATCGTCTAG
- a CDS encoding relaxase/mobilization nuclease domain-containing protein: MIGKIIALRQEIRSADHGLAARIDYVAAKATYIDTPCIPGGIDVAAAQMAATCQRHRRNPRTAHVHIVLSWPAREVPSDNQARVAAKHAMARLGAEGHEAVIGVHRDTAHIHVHTIYSRVHPITGRLVDRWQDYTRLELACREIELLQGWARDNGRFRVEIDDTGPVPAVRLVPRPAEDWALKQARRKVQADLRQGDIDQARISGHLPLHLRLPIEAMTALRQGVESAKTWAEVLARLGRFGLGYRKTPRGAVIHLRGGSEAVAVSRLIPGESHAELVARLGPLPDQHMTPTPMPPGETRLTIRGYGRGKSARIGRRPAGARAQVGALHMALLDDLQLRDQIAVINLAAPRRMVFLRDGGWVTDLGEVIRMGGPGAIRPRIEIALKMIAARGWATLDITDDTPISRALMRAAADRGITTLMPPDPTGALLRVRLRRAAAMSGPPVLPPPITAALAARAEEMHRNDLSRTARRKDRAEKMHEAEDWTERIADDLADLPSDIRKTLLRAANAALRERARSETDLRRGLTRAAPLDLFPQLRPALHSAREIAPERITVKRMTFDMVRALHEHFARRAKDDPQGQPVVFEDLLHPRPDLWLLAHRDRTGTICGYEYALWADEPVRTGMVAGSTRGLGKLPEPARKTDHDLVPTLAVAIRRLSAVPRTGTQLLSLAGPRASPDAEEILRAGLVAPRMPEAPSAREDFGREP; the protein is encoded by the coding sequence ATGATCGGCAAAATCATCGCTCTTAGGCAAGAAATCCGGTCCGCTGATCATGGGCTCGCGGCCCGCATCGATTATGTTGCTGCGAAAGCGACTTACATCGACACCCCGTGCATCCCTGGGGGCATCGACGTCGCGGCGGCGCAGATGGCCGCGACCTGCCAGCGGCATCGCCGCAACCCGCGCACGGCCCATGTCCACATTGTGTTGTCATGGCCCGCGCGCGAAGTCCCGAGCGATAATCAGGCGCGGGTGGCGGCCAAACATGCGATGGCACGGCTCGGGGCGGAGGGGCATGAAGCCGTGATCGGCGTGCATCGCGACACCGCGCACATCCACGTCCACACGATATATAGCCGGGTCCATCCGATCACCGGACGATTGGTGGACAGGTGGCAGGATTACACCCGGCTTGAGTTGGCCTGCCGCGAGATTGAACTCCTGCAGGGATGGGCACGCGACAATGGCCGTTTTCGGGTCGAGATCGACGACACCGGCCCCGTCCCGGCAGTGCGGCTCGTGCCTCGGCCAGCCGAAGATTGGGCATTGAAACAGGCACGACGAAAGGTCCAAGCCGACCTGCGGCAAGGTGATATCGATCAGGCGCGCATCAGCGGGCACCTCCCGCTGCACCTGCGGTTACCCATCGAGGCGATGACAGCGCTCCGGCAGGGAGTGGAAAGCGCGAAGACATGGGCCGAGGTGCTGGCGCGCCTTGGACGATTTGGGCTTGGATATCGCAAGACCCCGCGGGGCGCGGTGATCCATCTGCGCGGCGGGTCCGAGGCGGTGGCGGTCAGCCGGTTGATCCCGGGGGAGAGCCATGCGGAGCTTGTGGCGCGGCTCGGGCCGCTGCCTGATCAACACATGACGCCCACGCCGATGCCACCGGGCGAAACACGGCTGACGATCCGGGGCTATGGCCGCGGAAAATCGGCCCGGATCGGGCGTCGCCCCGCAGGCGCCCGCGCGCAGGTCGGTGCCTTGCACATGGCTTTGCTAGACGATCTGCAGTTGAGGGATCAGATCGCCGTCATCAACCTCGCCGCCCCTCGCCGCATGGTCTTCCTGCGCGATGGCGGCTGGGTGACCGATCTGGGCGAGGTCATCCGCATGGGTGGGCCGGGGGCGATCCGGCCCCGCATCGAGATCGCACTGAAGATGATCGCGGCGCGGGGCTGGGCCACGCTCGACATCACCGACGATACCCCGATTTCTCGCGCTTTGATGCGCGCTGCGGCAGATCGCGGCATTACCACGCTGATGCCGCCCGATCCGACCGGGGCACTGCTGCGCGTCCGGCTTCGGCGGGCGGCGGCAATGTCCGGGCCTCCGGTGTTGCCCCCGCCGATCACGGCGGCACTTGCCGCCCGGGCCGAGGAAATGCATCGCAACGACCTGAGCCGCACCGCCCGCCGCAAGGATCGTGCGGAGAAAATGCATGAGGCCGAGGACTGGACGGAAAGGATTGCGGATGATCTTGCCGACCTGCCCTCGGACATCCGCAAAACCCTGCTCCGCGCCGCTAACGCCGCCCTGCGCGAACGGGCCCGGTCCGAAACCGACCTGCGGCGCGGCCTGACCCGAGCCGCCCCGCTTGACCTGTTCCCGCAGCTGCGCCCGGCGCTCCATTCCGCGCGCGAGATTGCGCCCGAACGGATCACGGTCAAGCGGATGACCTTCGATATGGTCCGCGCCCTGCATGAACACTTTGCGCGGCGGGCGAAGGACGATCCGCAAGGTCAGCCGGTGGTGTTCGAGGATCTGCTGCACCCCCGCCCCGATCTTTGGCTGCTCGCGCACCGGGATCGGACGGGCACGATTTGCGGCTACGAATATGCGCTCTGGGCCGATGAGCCGGTGCGCACCGGCATGGTCGCCGGCAGCACGCGGGGCCTCGGCAAGCTGCCGGAGCCGGCCAGAAAGACAGATCACGACCTTGTCCCGACCCTCGCCGTGGCGATCAGGCGACTTTCGGCGGTCCCCCGCACCGGCACGCAATTGCTGTCGCTTGCGGGGCCGCGGGCCTCGCCCGATGCCGAGGAGATTTTGCGGGCGGGGCTGGTGGCGCCCCGGATGCCAGAGGCGCCCTCGGCGCGCGAGGATTTCGGGCGAGAGCCATGA
- the cas6 gene encoding CRISPR system precrRNA processing endoribonuclease RAMP protein Cas6, producing the protein MAFRRGKHAGLDLCLRAAKDCAMQPISLKDFLPALCARDLVVQIAGHGGLAAGTATLGRVRGAMGHALALSASPEALAGAPCPYDPPCAYDLFHNPQGALNPGFELPKPFVLRADAQGADLTITLRLFGAACDWAPEFRAALIAGLRGGLDLGRAGRVPMQITAVSHAQLTASPPPAGALALRTQTPIIQRLRADHAGLGLDPASLLTGFAKRAKGIAQWHGFALDLPEAELAEALRAAPPAVAGERRALARGTKPRPGFSGRIAFSAPPPELRRLLTLAEALHIGADTTIGAGRVRLTPLG; encoded by the coding sequence ATGGCCTTTCGCCGCGGCAAACACGCCGGGCTTGATCTTTGCCTCCGCGCGGCGAAAGACTGCGCCATGCAGCCGATTTCGCTCAAGGACTTCCTTCCCGCCCTGTGTGCCCGCGACCTTGTGGTTCAGATCGCGGGGCATGGCGGGCTTGCGGCGGGCACGGCCACACTGGGCCGGGTGCGCGGCGCGATGGGCCATGCGCTGGCGCTTTCCGCCTCGCCCGAGGCGCTGGCGGGAGCGCCCTGCCCCTATGATCCGCCCTGCGCTTACGACCTGTTTCACAACCCGCAAGGCGCGCTGAACCCAGGCTTCGAGCTGCCCAAACCTTTCGTGCTGCGCGCCGATGCGCAAGGCGCGGATCTGACCATCACGCTGCGCCTTTTCGGGGCCGCCTGCGACTGGGCGCCCGAGTTTCGCGCCGCGCTGATTGCCGGGCTGCGCGGCGGCCTTGATCTGGGCCGCGCGGGCCGGGTGCCGATGCAGATCACCGCCGTGTCCCATGCGCAACTGACGGCTTCCCCCCCGCCTGCGGGGGCGCTGGCTTTGCGCACGCAAACCCCGATCATCCAGCGCCTGCGCGCCGATCACGCGGGGCTGGGCCTCGATCCCGCCTCGCTGCTGACAGGATTTGCCAAACGCGCCAAGGGGATCGCGCAGTGGCACGGCTTTGCGCTCGATCTGCCCGAGGCGGAGCTGGCCGAGGCGCTGCGCGCCGCCCCCCCGGCCGTTGCGGGCGAACGGCGGGCGCTGGCGCGGGGCACGAAACCGCGTCCGGGCTTTTCCGGCCGCATCGCCTTTTCCGCGCCCCCGCCCGAGCTGCGCCGCCTGCTCACGCTGGCCGAGGCGCTGCACATCGGCGCCGACACCACCATCGGCGCGGGAAGGGTGCGGCTGACGCCCCTCGGCTGA
- a CDS encoding 3'-5' exonuclease has translation MTPIFIDIEASSLTGWPIEIGLSRLSSLGIETWSCLIHPRPGWSEADWDPRSAEIHGIAREQLHTAPAAEIVAEAVEARLGAHVLSDCPEFDGKWLTMLLRRPVQLLHFDDAVSDTFGAEALGRAQDLLATLPHPHRAGPDAEAMAQVWLELTQGR, from the coding sequence ATGACCCCGATCTTCATCGACATCGAAGCCTCGAGCCTGACGGGTTGGCCTATCGAAATCGGGTTGTCGCGGCTCTCCTCCCTTGGCATCGAGACATGGTCTTGCCTCATTCACCCTCGCCCGGGCTGGAGCGAGGCCGACTGGGATCCGCGTTCGGCAGAGATCCACGGCATCGCGCGGGAACAACTGCACACCGCCCCCGCGGCCGAGATCGTCGCCGAGGCGGTCGAAGCGCGGCTTGGGGCTCATGTCCTTTCCGACTGCCCCGAATTCGACGGCAAATGGCTGACGATGCTGCTGCGCCGCCCGGTGCAGCTTTTGCATTTCGACGATGCGGTCAGCGATACTTTCGGCGCAGAGGCGCTCGGCCGCGCGCAGGATCTGCTCGCCACGCTGCCGCATCCGCACCGGGCCGGGCCGGATGCCGAGGCGATGGCACAGGTCTGGCTTGAACTGACGCAAGGCCGCTGA
- a CDS encoding RAMP superfamily CRISPR-associated protein, with product MTAPLVFDVTLSLKAPFLFPGQDPGRFGYDRVALRDLDGRPIIPQDQIKGLIRHGLTIMGETELVEGLMGKGSADARKDSGGAFEPAKGRMFLTDLRCTIEPDLRSTDYHRVQIDDESGAAKQGHLLRIEQVFAPEREVAFSGRITLFPTAKAPDAQALALLLAAALQCKRHIGAMASIGFGEVSGCSVEPALEAEEACKLPADPVGRFLWRFRVDRPYLVDAIRTDNGYIGQPTIPGGALKGLVARCAEMRGNPLDAQSLSDTVFGHATQHVAQALPLSVVCLKEKGAETCRDLAGKGALPDGVTLQIDWKAVHEAACVAGFKHCLAPPPRHVERVHTQIDATTGAAQDENLFSTTAVVPGNDVFTALVDTSALSAENARAVLSALCAPMPGLGRTDARVEPIDFVTDKAPSPVTGTVALVLQTKAWIEVDPALLRHDPLAAYAPAFKAFLPNSTLLEVHAAQELLGDYLARRFTGQSGYMPWLVTSRGSVFVLDVAPSDQAELAALQRKGLCSATRDGTALDWQSCPFVAENGYGAFLLSSVGGSR from the coding sequence ATGACCGCGCCACTTGTGTTTGATGTCACGCTGTCGCTCAAGGCACCGTTCCTGTTTCCCGGCCAGGATCCCGGTCGGTTCGGCTATGACCGGGTCGCGCTGCGCGATCTGGACGGTCGGCCGATCATTCCGCAAGACCAGATCAAGGGGCTGATCCGGCATGGTCTGACGATCATGGGCGAGACCGAGCTGGTCGAGGGGCTGATGGGCAAGGGCTCGGCCGATGCGCGCAAGGACAGCGGCGGGGCGTTCGAGCCCGCCAAGGGGCGGATGTTCCTGACCGATCTGCGCTGCACGATCGAGCCCGATCTGCGCTCGACCGACTACCACCGGGTGCAGATCGACGACGAGAGCGGGGCGGCGAAACAGGGGCATCTGTTGCGGATCGAGCAGGTCTTTGCGCCCGAACGGGAGGTTGCCTTCAGCGGGCGGATCACCCTCTTTCCGACGGCGAAAGCGCCCGATGCGCAGGCGCTTGCTCTGCTGCTCGCGGCGGCACTGCAGTGCAAGCGCCATATCGGCGCCATGGCCTCGATCGGTTTTGGCGAGGTCAGCGGCTGCTCGGTGGAGCCGGCCCTGGAAGCCGAAGAGGCCTGCAAGTTGCCGGCCGATCCGGTCGGGCGGTTCCTGTGGCGGTTCCGCGTCGATCGGCCCTATCTGGTCGATGCGATCCGCACCGACAACGGCTATATCGGCCAGCCGACGATTCCGGGCGGGGCGCTGAAGGGGCTGGTGGCGCGCTGTGCCGAGATGCGCGGCAACCCTCTCGATGCCCAAAGCCTGTCCGACACCGTTTTCGGCCATGCCACGCAACATGTGGCTCAGGCACTGCCGCTCTCGGTGGTCTGTCTCAAGGAAAAGGGTGCCGAGACCTGCCGCGATCTGGCGGGGAAGGGCGCTTTGCCCGATGGCGTGACCTTGCAGATCGACTGGAAGGCGGTTCACGAGGCGGCCTGTGTCGCGGGTTTCAAGCACTGTCTTGCGCCGCCGCCGCGCCATGTCGAGCGGGTCCACACGCAGATCGATGCGACAACCGGGGCGGCGCAGGATGAGAACCTGTTTTCGACCACCGCTGTGGTGCCGGGGAACGATGTGTTCACGGCCCTCGTCGATACCTCGGCGCTGAGCGCAGAAAATGCCCGCGCCGTGTTGAGTGCGCTTTGCGCGCCGATGCCGGGATTGGGTCGCACCGATGCCCGGGTGGAGCCGATCGACTTCGTGACGGACAAGGCACCTTCTCCGGTGACGGGCACGGTTGCGCTGGTCCTGCAAACCAAGGCCTGGATCGAGGTGGATCCGGCGCTGCTGCGTCACGATCCGCTTGCGGCCTATGCGCCCGCGTTCAAGGCCTTCTTGCCGAATTCGACGCTTCTCGAGGTTCATGCGGCTCAGGAATTGCTGGGCGACTATCTGGCACGGCGGTTCACGGGCCAAAGTGGCTACATGCCTTGGCTGGTCACCAGTCGGGGGTCGGTTTTCGTGCTCGATGTGGCGCCGAGCGATCAGGCCGAACTGGCGGCGCTGCAGCGCAAGGGGCTTTGTTCGGCGACGCGGGACGGCACCGCGCTTGACTGGCAAAGCTGCCCCTTCGTCGCGGAAAACGGCTATGGCGCATTCCTCCTCTCATCGGTCGGGGGTTCTCGATGA